TGCTCGCTTGCCGCTCCTGCTAATCACGCTCATCGCGGCTGCCCTCAGGCTATATCATCTCGGGCACCTCTCACTTTGGTACGACGAGGCGGCCACAGTTATTCTCTCCAAGAACCTAGCGCAGCTACCGCAGTCGCTTACGACCTCCGCCCCACTTCCTTTCGTTGTCGCTCACTACTGGGACCTTCTCGGCCAGTCGGAGTTCTGGGTCAGGCTGTGGGCTGCGCTTCTCGGGACCGCAATAGTGCCGCTGGTCTGGGCGCTCGGCAGACGCCTGTTCGGCAGCAGAGCAGGGCTATTCGCGGCAGCGCTCATCGCCG
This portion of the bacterium genome encodes:
- a CDS encoding glycosyltransferase family 39 protein; this translates as MNARLPLLLITLIAAALRLYHLGHLSLWYDEAATVILSKNLAQLPQSLTTSAPLPFVVAHYWDLLGQSEFWVRLWAALLGTAIVPLVWALGRRLFGSRAGLFAAALIA